The DNA segment GACTGGTGGGCGATCTCCGGGCCATCGTGGTCGCGACTCATCAGGGTCACGGCGGCCGCGAGGTTGCCCCCGGCGCTGTCGCCGGCGAGCGCGATCCGATCGGGATCGCAGTTGATCCGATCCGCGTGTCTGGCGGCCCACTCCGTCGCGGCGTAGGCGTCCTCGACGGCCGCCGGAAACGGGTGTTCGGGCGCGAGGCGATAGTCCACCGAGAGCACGGCACAGTCGGCGGCGTTCGAGAGCGCCCGGCAGACCCCGTCGTAGCTCTCCAGCCCGCCGAGCACCCAACCGCCGCCGTGGAGGAAGACGACCAGCGGGTGGCCGTCTCCGGCCGGGCCGTAGAGCCGGACTGGGATCGGCTCTGCCGGCCCGCCGATGGCGAACTCCTTGACGCGGTCGACGTCCTCGCCTCCGCCGGCGAACAGTTCCTCCAAGCGAGCGCGTGCGCTCTCGACCGAGAGTCCGTACGTGGGTGGCATCCCCATCGCGTCGATGGTCTCGAGCAGCGCCTCGGCCTGCGGGTCGAGTTCGGGCATACGCCTCGTTCGGACGGTCCCGACTTAACGCCCGTGCCGACATTGTTTCAACGTCGTCCGCCAGAAGATATTGATACTACTGCGTCGTATTCGGCGCATGACTCCGGACGCCCACGCAGCCACCCTCCTGGAGTGGTACGAACGCTACATCGGCGAACCCGACGCTGAGACCGACGTCTACCTCGGATTCGGTCTGTTCTTCGTCGGGATCGCGCTCGCGGTCGTCGGCCTGGCGCTGTTCCTCTGGAGCGCGGGTCTCGAGGCGGGTTCGGCGTTCTACTGGAACCTGCGGCAGGTCGCGATCGTGCTGGCCTCGCTCGGTCTCCCAGCAGGGATGGTCGGGATCGTCGTCCTCCTGCCCGTCGACCGGCGGGCGCTCTACGCGGCCGGCGGTGGTCTGGCGGTCTGTGGGCTCGCGATGGTGTTCTTCGTCGCGGTCTACCCCGCCAACTGGAACGTCCAGTCGGCCGCCGACCACAGCGCTCTGGGGATCGCGCTCTACGCGATCGGTCTGGTGGTCGTGCTCGCCTCGACCGCCGCCGCGCTCGTCGCCTACCAGCTCGAACGGTCCCGACCCGCTCCGAGCGAATCGGGAGACGACCCGCGCGAGGAGATCACCGACGAACGGGTCGCACGCGACATCGAGCACGCGATGGAGGACGTGACGCTCACGTGGGGCGGCGTCCGCCGAAAGGAGACGCGGAAGCTCGCCGTCGACGTCGGTACCGAGGAGATCGATCGCTCGTCGTTCGACCGCGTCGAGG comes from the Halalkalicoccus sp. CG83 genome and includes:
- a CDS encoding alpha/beta hydrolase, yielding MPELDPQAEALLETIDAMGMPPTYGLSVESARARLEELFAGGGEDVDRVKEFAIGGPAEPIPVRLYGPAGDGHPLVVFLHGGGWVLGGLESYDGVCRALSNAADCAVLSVDYRLAPEHPFPAAVEDAYAATEWAARHADRINCDPDRIALAGDSAGGNLAAAVTLMSRDHDGPEIAHQSLLYPAVASPAVHDFPSHEENAEGYLLEGASVEWFLERYVPNPVDHRNVYFAPLLARDLSELPSATVLTAGFDPLRDEGREYADRLESAGVPVEHHEYEGMIHGFVSLLDQLDAARDGLETVGEELRTTLQ
- a CDS encoding DUF7139 domain-containing protein, which codes for MTPDAHAATLLEWYERYIGEPDAETDVYLGFGLFFVGIALAVVGLALFLWSAGLEAGSAFYWNLRQVAIVLASLGLPAGMVGIVVLLPVDRRALYAAGGGLAVCGLAMVFFVAVYPANWNVQSAADHSALGIALYAIGLVVVLASTAAALVAYQLERSRPAPSESGDDPREEITDERVARDIEHAMEDVTLTWGGVRRKETRKLAVDVGTEEIDRSSFDRVEATSTRAAGTDVESAVASIRGLRGGNEKQATGTGTDDQAAALVELRERKHAEAIATRDPPLKRLRSRVSELLDRQGR